A region of Malaclemys terrapin pileata isolate rMalTer1 chromosome 5, rMalTer1.hap1, whole genome shotgun sequence DNA encodes the following proteins:
- the HS3ST1 gene encoding heparan sulfate glucosamine 3-O-sulfotransferase 1, producing MAALLLGALLLIVQPRIVPSRPAVISKAEATSQSVPKELLKKTVLKNDFKGNIHFNGSCQQLPQTIIIGVRKGGTRALLEMLSLHPDIASAESEVHFFDWEDHYGNGLQWYMNQMPFSYPHQITVEKTPAYFTSPKVPERVYNMNQSMRLLLILRDPSERVLSDYTQVFYNHVQKHKPYPSIEEFLIKDGELNVDYKAINRSLYYFHMQNWLKYFPLDCIHIVDGDKLIKDPFPEIEKVERFLRLSPQINASNFYFNKTKGFYCLRDSGRERCLHESKGRAHPHVDSHLLDKLHEYFHEPNRKFFELVGRTFDWH from the coding sequence ATGGCAGCTCTTCTACTAGGAGCTTTGCTGCTTATTGTTCAACCTCGTATAGTGCCTTCCAGACCAGCTGTAATTTCTAAGGCTGAGGCCACTTCTCAATCTGTTCCGAAAGAGCTTTTAAAGAAAACAGTTCTCAAAAATGACTTCAAAGGAAACATTCATTTTAACGGATCTTGCCAGCAGCTACCACAAACTATCATTATTGGAGTAAGAAAAGGTGGAACAAGAGCCTTATTAGAGATGTTGAGTCTCCATCCAGATATTGCATCAGCTGAAAGTGAAGTCCATTTCTTTGACTGGGAAGATCATTATGGAAATGGATTGCAGTGGTATATGAATCAAATGCCATTCTCTTATCCCCATCAGATCAcagtggaaaaaaccccagcctattTCACTTCACCCAAAGTGCCTGAAAGAGTTTATAACATGAAccagtcaatgagactactcctTATTTTAAGAGACCCAAGCGAGAGAGTACTATCTGATTACACCCAAGTGTTCTATAATCATGTACAAAAGCACAAGCCGTATCCATCCATTGAAGAATTCCTGATTAAAGATGGTGAACTCAACGTGGACTACAAGGCAATAAACAGAAGCTTATATTACTTTCacatgcaaaactggttgaagtATTTTCCTCTTGATTGCATTCACATTGTAGATGGGGATAAACTAATCAAAGATCCTTTCCCAGAAATAGAGAAGGTAGAGCGGTTTCTAAGGTTGTCACCTCAAATAAATGCTTCAAACTTTTACTTCAATAAAACGAAAGGCTTCTATTGCCTAAGGGATAGTGGTAGGGAACGTTGTTTACATGAGTCAAAAGGAAGAGCACACCCTCATGTAGATTCTCATTTACTTGATAAACTGCATGAATATTTTCATGAACCTAATAGGAAATTCTTTGAGCTTGTTGGCAGAACATTTGACTGGCACTAA